From Paenarthrobacter sp. A20:
AGCCGCTGCAAGGGACGCCCGCCATTCCGCGTTGGAGTCCGCTGCAGATGACCTCGACTGTGAGGCGATCCTGCTGGGACACACGTTGGACGATCAGGCCGAACAGGTCCTCCTCGGCCTGGCCCGCGGCTCCGGAACACGGTCCTTGGCTGGAATGAGGCCTGCCCGCGGACGCCTGCTCCGCCCTTTCCTGGGCCTGCGCCGCGACGAGACCCACGAAATCTGCGAGGTTGAGGAACTGGATCCTTGGCACGACCCGAGTAACGCCGATCCTGCTTTCGCGAGATCCCGGACCCGTGTGGAAGTCATGCCCGTCCTGGAAGAAAAGCTCGGCCCGGGTGTCGCTGAATCCCTCGCCCGGACCGCCGCAATCCTGCAGCAGGACGCCGATTTCCTTGAGGACTTGGCCAACGAGACCTATCTCTCACTTGTCCAGCGGGAAGACGGCGATGCGTGGCTTCCTGAAGATGCCGTCCGTGAGTTGCCCGCAGCGCTCAGGTTTCGCGTGATCGCCAAGGCAGCGGCCGACGTCGGGGGTCAACAACCCGGCTACGGCCGCCTCCAAGCCGCGGAAGCGTTGCTCCGGCGCCAGGGTTCGGCGGGACCCGTGGAGCTTCCCGGTCACGTCAGTGTGTACCGTTTGTCCCTCAGCGATTTGGAGCAGGAACGGGCTGCTCTCACGCATGCTTCGACCACCGGTGCGGCGGGTGACCCTGCCGACGCCGGTCCCCGCGAAGCCGCGCGCTGTGGGAAGCTAGTATTCCGGCATCAGAAACCGTCCCAACAGTAGCCGCACCCGAGCATCAAAACAGGAGCCATTGGTGGATTCAAACGACGTCCAGGCAGATCTCAAGCACGTTCTTTACACCAAAGAGCAGATCCAAACGCGTATCGCAGAACTCGCGGCGCAGATCGACAAGGACTACGAGGGCCGCGATATCTTGGTCGTCGGCGTCCTCAAGGGCGCCGTCATGGTCATGGCGGACCTTGCCCGTGCGCTGCACAGCCACGTGAGCATGGACTGGATGGCCGTCTCGTCCTATGGCTCGGGTACCCAGTCCTCCGGCGTTGTCCGGATCCTCAAGGACCTCGATACCGACCTCATGGGCAAAGACGTGCTCATTGTTGAGGACATCATCGATTCCGGGCTGACCCTTTCCTGGCTTAAGTCCAACCTCGAGTCCCGCGGCACGGCCAGCGTCGAGATCTGCACGGCCTTCCGCAAGCCGACCGCTGCCAAGGTGGAAATCGACGTCAAGTACGTCGGCTATGACATCCCCAACGAATTCGTGGTTGGCTATGGCCTCGACTACGCCGAGAAGTACCGCAACCTGGACTTCGTGGGCACCCTTGCCCCGCACGTCTACGAGTAAGCGCCCTTCTTAACTCCACGCCGCCGCGCCCTTTTCCGCCGTTCGCGCCCGTAACCTCAGGTGCGTGTGGCGGGTGTGGGTGCGGCGTTTGTGTATAACGCGGTGTTGGTGCTTAAGGGGTGCGATGGGCGGTCGTGGGTGCAGATATCGGGCCCTGAACCTGCCGCCGCGCCAAACCCTCGCGCTAAACTGGACCATGACCGGTGCTCCTGCCCGTCTTCTGGCGTGGCTCGCCGTTATGGCGACCCTTCTCACGGCCTGCACTCCTGCGGTCGATCCCACTGAGCCCGGTTCCGGTCAACCAATGGCGTCCGCATCTGCTGCGCCAGCGACGGGTGACCTTGAAGCGGTTCCGTCCCCGAACGCCACGCATGCTCCCGTGCCACCGCAGCCCGCACCTCTGCCCGCTGTGCGTCAGGCTTTCGCCCTGAACCTCTACCAAGACGGGGACTTCGTCCCCCAGTACACCTTTGACTGGTGTGTGGCCGCGAGCATCCAAATGGCACACAACCTCATCGATGACACCGGAGGCGGAACCTGGGCATCCTCCGCACAGCAAAGCGAGCTGTGGGAGATGGCCCGTGCGCGGTCATCGAATTCATTCAACGGTGCCAACCCCCGGGGCTGGGCGCAGGTGCTGACCGAGGTTGGAATGGGCCCATACGCGGTAGTCAGCGTCGCAAACTACGAGGACACGCTGCAGACGGCGGCGCGTGCCATCGCCGAGACCGGCCGGCCGGTGGGGTTGGTTATGTGGAGCGGACGACATGCCTGGGTCATGAGCGGCTTTGAATCCGTGGGTGATCCCGCCCAGTTCCAGGAGTTCCAGGTAACGGGGGTTCGCGTTCTGGATCCGCTCTATCCTCACGGCAGCGGGCAGTGGGGTCCCTCGCCGGAGCCCAACAGCCTGCTTACTCCCGAGCAGTTGGCCACGCAGTTCGTGGTCCGTGAGCCCCGGCGTTGGAGCACGGACCTGCCCACCGGTTACTTGCTGGTGCTCCCGGTCGCGGCCTGACGCACCGCAAGAGCAATAAACCCTGTTCCAGCGCTCCCGACGCGAGTATCCTGTGTACGCCCAGAGGGAACTTTTGGACTTTCCGATGCGTGAATTACTGGGAACGGTGTATAGCTTGAAACTGAAGCAGCACCACTCGCGCGCAGAAGTTGCGCCTTGCAGCACTACCAGGAGGGACGGGGCAAAACCCCGATCAGATGAAAGCTAAGAGTTTCTTCAAGGGCCCGGGCATCTGGATTGTTGTCGTCGTTGGCTTGCTCCTGGTGGCATTCGCAACACTGGCTCCGGGCGGTTCAACGCGCATTGACACCAAGGATGGCCTCGAACTCCTTTCCCAGAGCGGGAAGGTTGAGCAGGCCAAGATTTTCGACGCCGAGAATCGCGTTGACCTGGTGCTCAAGGACAACCTGAACCTGGACGGCCAGGACAAAGGCAAGAACGTTCAGTTCTTCTACGTCACGGACCGCGGTCCGGATGTAGTTAAGGCTGTCACCAACGCCAACCCGGACAAGGGCTTCACTGACCAGCCGGTCGAGAACAACTGGTTCTCCGGCCTGTTCTCGCTGCTTATCCCGGTACTGCTCCTCGGTGTCCTGTTCTGGTTCCTGCTTTCCCGCATGCAGGGCGGCGGTTCCAAGGTGATGCAGTTCGGCAAGTCCAAGGCCAAGCTGGTCAACAAGGACATGCCGCAGGTGACCTTCTCCGATGTCGCCGGTGCGGACGAAGCTGTGGAAGAGCTCCAGGAAATCAAGGAATTCCTCCAGGAACCCGCAAAGTTCCAGGCCGTCGGTGCCAAGATCCCCAAGGGCGTGCTGCTTTACGGCCCTCCAGGTACCGGTAAGACGCTGCTTGCCCGTGCTGTTGCCGGTGAAGCCGGCGTCCCCTTCTTCTCCATCTCCGGCTCGGACTTCGTTGAAATGTTCGTCGGTGTTGGTGCTTCCCGTGTCCGCGACCTTTTCGAACAGGCCAAGGCAAGTTCCCCGGCCATCATTTTCGTGGATGAAATCGACGCCGTGGGCCGTCACCGTGGCGCCGGCATCGGCGGCGGTAATGACGAGCGCGAGCAGACTTTGAACCAGCTCCTCGTGGAGATGGACGGCTTCGACGTCAAGACCAACGTCATCCTGATCGCCGCAACCAACCGCCCGGACGTCCTGGATCCCGCCCTGCTGCGCCCGGGACGTTTCGACCGCCAGATCACCGTGGAAGCCCCGGACATGATCGGCCGCGAACAGATCCTGAACGTCCACGCCAAAGGCAAGCCGATGGCCCAGGGCATCGACCTCAAGGCCGTGGCCAAGAAGACGCCAGGTTACACGGGTGCCGACCTGGCAAACGTCCTGAACGAAGCCGCGCTGCTGACCGCTCGTTCCAACGCCAACCTCATTGACGACCGTGCTCTGGACGAGGCAATCGACCGTGTCATGGCCGGCCCGCAGAAGCGCAGCCGTGTCATGAAGGAACTTGAGCGCAAAATCACCGCGTACCACGAAGGCGGCCACGCATTGGTTGCCGCTGCCCTACGCAACTCGGCACCGGTCACCAAGATCACCATCCTGCCCCGCGGCCGTGCCCTCGGCTACACCATGGTGATTCCCGAGGACGACAAGTACTCGGTCACCCGCAACGAACTGCTGGACCAGATGGCCTACGCCATGGGCGGCCGCGTGGCGGAGGAAATCGTGTTCCACGACCCCTCCACCGGCGCTTCCAATGACATCGAGAAGGCCACCTCCACGGCCCGCAAGATGGTCACGCAGTACGGCATGAGCGAACGCGTCGGCGCTGTGAAGCTGGGCCAGGGTGGCGGCGAGCCGTTCCTCGGCCGCGACGCCGCGCAGGAGCGCAACTTCTCTGACCAGATTGCTTACGTCGTGGACGAGGAAGTACGCCGCCTGATCGATCAGGCACATGACGAGGCCTACGCCATCCTTACGGAAAACCGCGACGTCCTGGATCGACTGGCGCTGGAACTGCTGGAACGGGAAACCCTGAACCAGGCCGAGATCGCCGAGATTTTCCATGACATCCGGAAGCGCGATTTCCGCGAGATCTGGCTGTCCAAGGAATCGCGTCCGGTCCAGTCGATTCCGCCTGTGGAGAGCCGCGCCGAAAAGGCTGAGCGCCAGGCCCAGGAAGAGGCCAAGAAGGCCCGTTTGGACGAGCCGCTGGACGTCGTAGCCCCGCATGCCCAAGGAGTAAGCAGCCAGGATTCGTTCCAGGCCCCGCGACCTGACGGCGGCAACGACCACCCGCATCACGGCTAAGCTATCTGCCGTGACTCATTTCGACGACGACGACCTCGCCGCCGCCCACGGTTCCGCCGCGGGCTCCAAGCACGGCCATAAAGTGGATCGCCCGCGTATTGAAGCGGCCGTCCGTGAGATCCTCCTGGCTATCGGTGAGGACCCTGACCGTGGCGGCCTCCTGGACACGCCCAAGCGCGTGGCCAAGGCCTACGCCGAGGTTTTTGCGGGACTTCACCAGCACCCGGCAGACGTCCTGTCCACTACGTTCGACCTCGACCATGAAGAGCTTGTCCTCGTGAAGGACATCCCCTTCTACTCAACGTGCGAACACCATTTGGTGCCGTTCCACGGCGTCGCGCATGTCGGTTACATTCCGTCACATGACGGCAAGGTGACCGGGCTCAGCAAGCTGGCCAGGTTGGTGGATATCTATGCGCGGCGGCCCCAGGTGCAGGAACGCCTCACCACCCAGATCGTGGAGGCGCTCGTGAAGCACCTCAACCCGCGTGGGGCGATTGTCGTCGTCGAATGTGAACACATGTGTATGTCCATGCGTGGCATCCGCAAGCCCGGCGCGAAGACCGTCACCAGTGCGGTGCGCGGTCAACTCCATGACCCGGCCACCCGCGCCGAGGCCATGAGCCTCATACTCGGAAGGTAAGCATTATGGACTCCCTCGCTGCAGCACCCGGAACCGGCCCGGCCACAAGCCCGCTGCCGGTTCTCCGCAAGCCGCGGCCCGCGGCCAGGTTCGAGGACCTGCCAACGGACCGCACGCTGGTCATGGGAATCCTCAACGTCACCCCGGATTCCTTCAGCGACGGCGGCACCCACCGTACGCCGGACACAGCAATCGCGCTTGGCCTGCGTATGTTCTACGCCGGCGCGGACATCATCGACGTCGGAGGCGAATCCACGCGCTCAGGTGCCGAACCGGTTTCCCCCGAGGAAGAACAGCGCCGGGTCATTCCGGTGATCCAGGCACTGGTCAAAGCCGGTGCGCTGGTCAGCATCGACACTATGCACACGTCCACAGCCGCCGCAGCGGTAGAGACCGGGGCAGCCATCATCAACGATGTGTCCGGCCTGACCATCGAGCCGGACATGCCCGAGCTCGTAGCCCGCACCAAGGTCCCGTACATCCTCACGCACCGCCGCGGGGACGCCCTGACCATGGACAGCCTCACGGACTACACGAATGTCACTGAGGACGTCGTGGCTGAGCTCAGCGGAGTCCGCGACAAGCTCTACGCAGCGGGCGTGGCTCCTGAGCAGATCATCATCGATCCCGGCGTGGGGTTCTCCAAGAACGAGGACCAGAACTGGGAGATCCTCAAGAACCTGGACCAGCTCTTCACGCTGGGCCACAAGGTGATGGTGGCTGCTTCCCGCAAGAGGTTCCTCGGCTCGCTCCTGACCGTGTCCGGGAAGTCGGCCGCGCCTTTGGAACGCGATGCCGCTACTGCAGCCATCACCGCTTTGAGCGCCACCAAGGGCGCCTGGGCTGTTCGCGTCCACGACGTCGGACCCAGCCTTGACGCCGTCAAGGTCGCCGCCCGTATCGCCCGCTGATAGGAAAACGCTGTGGACAGGATCACGCTGACCGGCGTCACCGCCGTCGGTTATCACGGAGTGTTCGATTTCGAGCGCCGTGACGGCCAGCCTTTTGTGGTGGACGCCGTGCTGCACACGGATTTCACCAAGGCTGCCGAGACCGATGACCTGCAGTACACAGCGCATTACGGCGAAGTCGCTGAACTGATCACCAAGCACATCGAGGGTGAGCCCTTGAACCTCATCGAGGCCCTGGCTGTCAGGATTGCCGAGGGCATCCTGGCGAACTACGGCGTTGCCGCCGTCGATGTCACCATCCACAAGCCCAAGGCTCCTATCGAGGTACCGTTCGGCGACGTCACGGTCAGCGTCCACCGGGAGCGATCATGACGTCCGGCTATACCAAAGCCATCCTGGCGCTTGGCAGCAACCTGGGCGAACGCAACGACACACTTTCCACGGCCGTGGCCGCCCTGGTGGACCCTCCCGAGGTTCGGCTCCTGGGCGTCTCGCCTGTGGTGCAAACGAAGGCAGTCGGCGGTCCGGAAGGACAGCCGGACTTCCTGAACATGGTCATGGCCATCGAAACCACGTTGTCGCCGTTGGAGCTCTTGAAGCATTGCCACGAGGTTGAACAGCAACACCACCGCACCCGTGAGGTGCGCTGGGGGCCCAGGACTCTGGACGTTGACGTTATTGTGTTTGGCGACACCGTCAGTGACGATCCCATCCTCACCATTCCGCACCCCCGGGCTGCTGAGCGGGCTTTTGTGCTTTACCCGTGGTCCCTGCTGGAACCGCACGCGCAGTTGAACGGGCAGAGCGTTGCCGATCTGGCTGCCGTCGCCGCTGATATGCCGGACATCCGGCGTTTCGACGGCTACGGCGACGTCGCCGGAGTGCCCGCGACAGGGGCAGTGGAGCAACCATGAAAGCAATGCGCCCCGTGGTTCTGGTGCTCATCGCAGTCATCGCTGCCATCATCGGTTGGTTGGCCACTGCCACCACCAACCGCTTCAGTATGCCGACGCCTGTTTTGCCGGTGTCTGCGCTGGTGACCATGGGCGTCATCGTCGGGCTCACACTCGTCATGGGCGTGCGCGTCCTGCGCTGGCGCAATGGCAAGAAGAAGAACATGCTCAACCCCATCCTGGCGGCAAGGACCCTGATCCTGGCCCAGGCCTGCGCCTACGCAGGGACACTGCTCCTTGGCTGGCATGCCGGAATCTCGGTTGACCTCCTCCGCATCGGCAGCTTGCGGAGCGGCGAAGGAATCCTGTGGAACGCCCTGCTGATGGGCGGCGGTGGCGTGGTGATGGTGGTCGTCGGGCTCGTGGTTGAGCGCTTCTGCCGTATCCCACCCGAAGATCTTGAAGGTGGCACCGCCGGACCGGAAACCCGCCGCGGCGAAACTAAAGGTGAAGGCGAATATGCGTACCGAGGCGATTGATCCTCCCGGCGTTCAGTGGCTGCGGGTTTCCCCGAAATACGTCACGGTCCGCTTGGTGGAGTGGGCAATCGGCAACGTCTTGATGCTGGTGGTCCTGAGTTTGCCGCTCATTTTCGTGCTTCTGGGTTGGTGGCGTTGGCCGCCGTTGTGGCTTGCCATCACCGTTCCCGCAGTGATGTTCGTCCTTGCACTATGGCGGCTGGTGCTGATCCCGCGGCAGGTACGCGCCATCGGATACGCAGAACGCGACGACGACCTCCTCATCCGCCGCGGCATCTTCTTCCAGCGCACCATGGTGGTTCCGTACGGCCGCATGCAGTACGTGGACGTTGCCGTTGGGCCCGTAGAACGTGGCCTGGGACTTTGCACCTTGAAACTGCACACGGCGTCCGCCGGAACCAACGCGCACCTCCCAGGACTTCCCGCCGAGGAAGGCGCACGGTTGCGCGAACAACTGTCGGCCCGTGGAGAAGCCAGGCTGGCCGGGCTGTGAGCCCGGCGGATAGTGCTGCGGTGAGCCTGCCGGACAAACCCGAAGCATCGGTGGACAGCGAATGGAAGCGTGTCCATCCAGCGACACCGTTCGTTCGCGGCTGGGTGGCGCTTGCCGCCGTCGGATTCTTCTTTGGCCGCGACGCTTTCGAGCGGATGCTGCAGGGCCGGGATTTCCTGGACGCAAACCTCAACGGCAGGGTGCTGTGGCTTTTGGCCGGCGGTGCCGTGGTGCTGCTTCTGACCGTCGGCGGGTTCATCCTCAGCTGGTACTTCACGCGCTACCAAGTTGCTGAGGGGTATGTCCGCGTCAACACCGGATTCCTGTTCAAGCAGCAACGGCAGGCACGTTTGGACCGCGTTCAGGCCATCGACATTGTGCAGCCGCTGTTGGCCCGGATTTTCGGGCTTGCTGAACTCAAGTTTGAAGTGGCCGACGCCGGAGAGTCGGCAGTGCGGTTGGCTTACCTTCCGCTCGGCCAAGCCAAGCAGCTGCGGGCCACCATCCTGGCGCGGGCGGCCGGGGTGGTCAGCGAGTCCGGGACGACAGAAGATATTCCAGAGGCTCCGGAGCATGTGGTGCTGTCCGTGCCCCCGGCGCGGCTCATCGGTTCGCTGCTGCTGAGCGAGCAAACCATCGGAATTCTGATCGGTGCTGCAGTAGTTGTCGCCACCTCCGTCATCTTCGAAAACAATGCGATCTTCCTGGCCCTGATCCCCGGCATCCTGGGTATTGGCGCCGCTTATTGGAGTTCGTTCAACAAGGGCTACAACTTCACCGCTGCCATCTCCCCGGATGGCATCCGCCTTCGCTATGGCCTTCTGGATACCCAGGCCCAGACGGTGCCGCCGGGACGTATCCAGGCCCTCATGGTCACCCAGCCGCCCCTGTGGAGGATCTTCGGTTGGTACCGGATGCACGTCAATGTCGCAGGCTACGGTGTTTCTGCGAGCTCTGAGGGTGCTGCCCGCACCATGCTTCTTCCCGTTGGGTTGAAATCGGATGTCATGCGGATGATGTCATTGGTACTGCCCGATCCGGGAACTGAGGATCCGGAGCGGGTATTCACGGCGGGGCTGGACGGGTTGGCGCCGGCCGGGCCTGAATCCGCCCCGGACGATGGCTTCATCACCACTCCCCGCCGCGCACGGCTGCTGGCGCCGCTTGGCCGGAGGCGCAACGGATTCTTCGCCACCCGCACTGCTTTGCTGATCCGATCAGGCCGGTGGTGGCACACGCTGGTCCTCGTTCCGCACCAGCGGACGCAATCCATGGCCCTCCACCAGGGTCCGTTGGCCAGGCGTTTCGGCGTGGCTGATCTGGTCCTCCACACCACGGCCGGACCGGTTTCGCCCCGGGTGTTCCAAGCGGGAGTGGAGCAGGCAGTGGAGCTCTTCGACCAGCAGGCAGCCCGTGCCCGGGAAGCAAGGAAGAGGCAAACCAGCGAGCAATGGCTGGCACAGGTAGCCCCGCAGGCTCCGGAACCCGCGGCCGGGGCCAGCCCGGAAGAAGCAACTCCGGCGGTAGGACCAACCCCGCCGGAACGGCCGGAACAACCCCAAACTTCACCACAACAGGAGGACCGCCACGATGGCTAGGCCAGGACGACTCGGAGTCGGGATCATCGGCGCCGGCAAGGTGGGTGCCGTGCTGGGTGCCGCATTGCGTGCGGCCGAGCACGCCGTCGTCGGGGTTTCTGCTGTGTCCGAGGCCAGCCGTGAGCGGGCCGGGACCCTGCTGCCCGGTGTTCCCATCCTTGAAATCCAGGACATCGTGGAGCGCTCGGAATTGGTGCTGTTGGCAGTTCCCGACGACGCCCTTGGCGAGCTCGTTGCGGGACTAGCCAAGCTGGGAGCCTGGCAGCCCGGCCAATTGGTGGCGCATACGTCAGGCCGGTTCGGCGTCGGAATCCTCAATCCGGTCCGCGCGGCTGGGGCGATCCCGCTGGCACTGCACCCGGCCATGACCTTCACCGGCATGAGCCTGGACCTGACCCGGCTCATGGACTGCACGTTCGGGGTCACAGCCGATGCTGCGATGCTGCCGATCGCCCAAGCGTTGGTGGTGGAGATGGGCGCCGAACCGGTGGCTATTGCCGAAGCCGACCGCACGCTTTATCACGCTTCCCTCGCGCACAGCTCGAACCACATGGTGACCTTGGTGGCGCAGGCGTCGCAGATGCTGCGGGAGATCGGCGTCGAAACCCCGGAGTCCATGCTCGGTCCGCTGCTGCGCGCAACGCTTGAAAACGCCCTCGCCTCCGGCGAATCGGCGTTGACGGGTCCCGTGGCGCGCGGGGATGTAGGCACCGTTTCTGCCCACGCCCAGGCGCTGGCGGAATACGACGGCGGTGCGGGCGGCGATGTCCTCGCGGCCTACCGGGCCATGGCGCAGGCAACTGCCCGCCGGGCGGTAAACCGCGGACTGCTGCGCCCGGAACAACTGAACGAGATTGACGAGGCTTTGGGCGCCGAGCCCAAGGCGCCGGAAGGAAACTGAACAGCATGGCCATCAAACTCGTGACCACTGCGGCGGACCTGCGCGCCGAAAGCGCCCGGCTCCTGGCCATGAAAGGCGGACACTCCCAAGGCTTGGTGCCCACCATGGGCGCGCTGCACTCGGGCCACGCCGCACTGGCCCGGACTGCCGTGGCCGGGAACGACGTCGTTGTGGCCACCATCTTCGTGAACCCGCTGCAGTTCGGCGATGCTGTGGACCTCGACCGCTACCCACGCACGCTCGACGCGGACATGGCCTTGCTTGATGCCGAAGGCGTCGACCTGGTTTTCGCCCCGTCCGTGGAAGAGGTATATCCCGGCGGCC
This genomic window contains:
- the tilS gene encoding tRNA lysidine(34) synthetase TilS, with amino-acid sequence MQNALAAAGYPQRVLVACSGGPDSLALAAIAAYFGRRGHVDGHPVTVAAVVVDHQLQPGSAEVAARTAAVLRELGLSPVQVRAVEVAATGFGPEAAARDARHSALESAADDLDCEAILLGHTLDDQAEQVLLGLARGSGTRSLAGMRPARGRLLRPFLGLRRDETHEICEVEELDPWHDPSNADPAFARSRTRVEVMPVLEEKLGPGVAESLARTAAILQQDADFLEDLANETYLSLVQREDGDAWLPEDAVRELPAALRFRVIAKAAADVGGQQPGYGRLQAAEALLRRQGSAGPVELPGHVSVYRLSLSDLEQERAALTHASTTGAAGDPADAGPREAARCGKLVFRHQKPSQQ
- the hpt gene encoding hypoxanthine phosphoribosyltransferase, whose protein sequence is MDSNDVQADLKHVLYTKEQIQTRIAELAAQIDKDYEGRDILVVGVLKGAVMVMADLARALHSHVSMDWMAVSSYGSGTQSSGVVRILKDLDTDLMGKDVLIVEDIIDSGLTLSWLKSNLESRGTASVEICTAFRKPTAAKVEIDVKYVGYDIPNEFVVGYGLDYAEKYRNLDFVGTLAPHVYE
- the ftsH gene encoding ATP-dependent zinc metalloprotease FtsH, which encodes MKAKSFFKGPGIWIVVVVGLLLVAFATLAPGGSTRIDTKDGLELLSQSGKVEQAKIFDAENRVDLVLKDNLNLDGQDKGKNVQFFYVTDRGPDVVKAVTNANPDKGFTDQPVENNWFSGLFSLLIPVLLLGVLFWFLLSRMQGGGSKVMQFGKSKAKLVNKDMPQVTFSDVAGADEAVEELQEIKEFLQEPAKFQAVGAKIPKGVLLYGPPGTGKTLLARAVAGEAGVPFFSISGSDFVEMFVGVGASRVRDLFEQAKASSPAIIFVDEIDAVGRHRGAGIGGGNDEREQTLNQLLVEMDGFDVKTNVILIAATNRPDVLDPALLRPGRFDRQITVEAPDMIGREQILNVHAKGKPMAQGIDLKAVAKKTPGYTGADLANVLNEAALLTARSNANLIDDRALDEAIDRVMAGPQKRSRVMKELERKITAYHEGGHALVAAALRNSAPVTKITILPRGRALGYTMVIPEDDKYSVTRNELLDQMAYAMGGRVAEEIVFHDPSTGASNDIEKATSTARKMVTQYGMSERVGAVKLGQGGGEPFLGRDAAQERNFSDQIAYVVDEEVRRLIDQAHDEAYAILTENRDVLDRLALELLERETLNQAEIAEIFHDIRKRDFREIWLSKESRPVQSIPPVESRAEKAERQAQEEAKKARLDEPLDVVAPHAQGVSSQDSFQAPRPDGGNDHPHHG
- the folE gene encoding GTP cyclohydrolase I FolE — protein: MTHFDDDDLAAAHGSAAGSKHGHKVDRPRIEAAVREILLAIGEDPDRGGLLDTPKRVAKAYAEVFAGLHQHPADVLSTTFDLDHEELVLVKDIPFYSTCEHHLVPFHGVAHVGYIPSHDGKVTGLSKLARLVDIYARRPQVQERLTTQIVEALVKHLNPRGAIVVVECEHMCMSMRGIRKPGAKTVTSAVRGQLHDPATRAEAMSLILGR
- the folP gene encoding dihydropteroate synthase is translated as MDSLAAAPGTGPATSPLPVLRKPRPAARFEDLPTDRTLVMGILNVTPDSFSDGGTHRTPDTAIALGLRMFYAGADIIDVGGESTRSGAEPVSPEEEQRRVIPVIQALVKAGALVSIDTMHTSTAAAAVETGAAIINDVSGLTIEPDMPELVARTKVPYILTHRRGDALTMDSLTDYTNVTEDVVAELSGVRDKLYAAGVAPEQIIIDPGVGFSKNEDQNWEILKNLDQLFTLGHKVMVAASRKRFLGSLLTVSGKSAAPLERDAATAAITALSATKGAWAVRVHDVGPSLDAVKVAARIAR
- the folB gene encoding dihydroneopterin aldolase, translated to MDRITLTGVTAVGYHGVFDFERRDGQPFVVDAVLHTDFTKAAETDDLQYTAHYGEVAELITKHIEGEPLNLIEALAVRIAEGILANYGVAAVDVTIHKPKAPIEVPFGDVTVSVHRERS
- the folK gene encoding 2-amino-4-hydroxy-6-hydroxymethyldihydropteridine diphosphokinase, with the protein product MTSGYTKAILALGSNLGERNDTLSTAVAALVDPPEVRLLGVSPVVQTKAVGGPEGQPDFLNMVMAIETTLSPLELLKHCHEVEQQHHRTREVRWGPRTLDVDVIVFGDTVSDDPILTIPHPRAAERAFVLYPWSLLEPHAQLNGQSVADLAAVAADMPDIRRFDGYGDVAGVPATGAVEQP
- a CDS encoding DUF3180 domain-containing protein codes for the protein MKAMRPVVLVLIAVIAAIIGWLATATTNRFSMPTPVLPVSALVTMGVIVGLTLVMGVRVLRWRNGKKKNMLNPILAARTLILAQACAYAGTLLLGWHAGISVDLLRIGSLRSGEGILWNALLMGGGGVVMVVVGLVVERFCRIPPEDLEGGTAGPETRRGETKGEGEYAYRGD
- a CDS encoding PH domain-containing protein, with the protein product MRTEAIDPPGVQWLRVSPKYVTVRLVEWAIGNVLMLVVLSLPLIFVLLGWWRWPPLWLAITVPAVMFVLALWRLVLIPRQVRAIGYAERDDDLLIRRGIFFQRTMVVPYGRMQYVDVAVGPVERGLGLCTLKLHTASAGTNAHLPGLPAEEGARLREQLSARGEARLAGL
- a CDS encoding PH domain-containing protein, producing the protein MSLPDKPEASVDSEWKRVHPATPFVRGWVALAAVGFFFGRDAFERMLQGRDFLDANLNGRVLWLLAGGAVVLLLTVGGFILSWYFTRYQVAEGYVRVNTGFLFKQQRQARLDRVQAIDIVQPLLARIFGLAELKFEVADAGESAVRLAYLPLGQAKQLRATILARAAGVVSESGTTEDIPEAPEHVVLSVPPARLIGSLLLSEQTIGILIGAAVVVATSVIFENNAIFLALIPGILGIGAAYWSSFNKGYNFTAAISPDGIRLRYGLLDTQAQTVPPGRIQALMVTQPPLWRIFGWYRMHVNVAGYGVSASSEGAARTMLLPVGLKSDVMRMMSLVLPDPGTEDPERVFTAGLDGLAPAGPESAPDDGFITTPRRARLLAPLGRRRNGFFATRTALLIRSGRWWHTLVLVPHQRTQSMALHQGPLARRFGVADLVLHTTAGPVSPRVFQAGVEQAVELFDQQAARAREARKRQTSEQWLAQVAPQAPEPAAGASPEEATPAVGPTPPERPEQPQTSPQQEDRHDG
- a CDS encoding Rossmann-like and DUF2520 domain-containing protein, which produces MARPGRLGVGIIGAGKVGAVLGAALRAAEHAVVGVSAVSEASRERAGTLLPGVPILEIQDIVERSELVLLAVPDDALGELVAGLAKLGAWQPGQLVAHTSGRFGVGILNPVRAAGAIPLALHPAMTFTGMSLDLTRLMDCTFGVTADAAMLPIAQALVVEMGAEPVAIAEADRTLYHASLAHSSNHMVTLVAQASQMLREIGVETPESMLGPLLRATLENALASGESALTGPVARGDVGTVSAHAQALAEYDGGAGGDVLAAYRAMAQATARRAVNRGLLRPEQLNEIDEALGAEPKAPEGN